In Oncorhynchus gorbuscha isolate QuinsamMale2020 ecotype Even-year linkage group LG08, OgorEven_v1.0, whole genome shotgun sequence, one genomic interval encodes:
- the LOC124041590 gene encoding sal-like protein 2, which yields MSRRKQKRPQQLMSPLPAASPILEHDDQLAVKSFSFPLTTDSSSSSSSFSPQRYHPSLAQGPNFGGLHTPSLPSEGSPLSRSPCQPTPCPISLADPQSSLSPDFPDPSLSSQTVLTLPDLTSTSPSSQIHPPRSLMASPKLGVSATTTSSSSSSASLCPPPHPGSPSPVPEGPPSPVTPSPSPGTASAPPPRAHLSIAVILEELRVLQQRQIHQMQMTEEICRQVLRLGGASCALEVPQILLPPLPQLCLEGSERTSSPPQPTPTQPPNTVAPLLACFSTLLPPQPASKPSKPSHSLSHVLRPHKPQMEGAGGATGSYLYPGTSVRPSSSSSSSSASSAISTMASSNYPLALSLALPTRFLHEKSPNTTLTSGHSGLPFLTPPLPTTASMAPPSSQEPHLSVSSAGSSSSSLGRLQHACRFCGKLFSSDSSLQIHLRSHTGERPYQCPVCLSRFTTRGNLKVHFLRHREQNPELSLSLLPPSLFGMGMGPVGGSEPQGQPMSSTGLSVSAAQAQRRRKRRAEDDPYGDGMEVDGAGGGFSLGISTGAPPSSLPLPPSVDLALISTAHSLLRLNQAAAAAAAASISSAASSLTSASSSSASSSLASSHLSVPSSAASAIAGFFKGAKQQCFDENTPPHLPMMSHSAYSQLAHLPKLLFPSGSPHHHPALGLLRPPPPAPGSSHLSSTHSQLSFPFSHYPKAQAFTTSTSSSTPSSDTSKLQRLVEKLEKEPPTSSSWASSSGETSHSSMASTGLFSSGLMGASTSSTYVMASPSSSTHVPTSVSNFTREMVAALGMSANGGSALAGAILPGLGIMSTGSLAPNQCGVCLRVLSCPRALRLHQATHLGERPFPCKLCGRSFSTKGSLRSHLATHRARPPNSRAQNSCPLCQRKFTNALVLQHHIRMHLGGQLPPEGAPESLSEPIAEPDAESQPQPNDTSDVSFESFTAASGSQSKSSAASTHIQTLVGASAPISVSLTSPACVGEPSRSHSSSPDLIPPSDLSPDPFLNPTSLTPPPGSADPPVLCVSVPSPPPALGDSSSPVSDGKHAELLDTTIDTPASKTSPAHTSSSVLKTTPLSSLMMSDCLLGENSLPLDVFFPGPRSNLEDLLSTPTLGAPVAHPSPAPSFTSVLSPEYPKTYLAPTLDPEQPTKPNTPEPTEEDRVETSPPAAPKQAPVLDMDHRMEPLSETTETGNTEAGDVPQKAVAYTRETRLGAYLSSHGKEDGMGGVRDRLEGTVPISLAPTLPPPLSRPEKKTYSCVECGKEYASRSGLKGHMKHHGGVVKATRPPVRSGRSASERLPANTPTMSSTPPATRSNVGFWNQYQAFLNTSNDPADDPAQGPTSGSQGEDGEMPRLAESPVRSQLSKEPTTGRGSGEGSDEGPTLESM from the exons ATGACCAGTTGGCAGTGAAGTCATTTTCCTTTCCTCTGACCACAGACTCCTCATCCTCTtcatcttccttctctcctcaaaGATACCACCCCTCCCTGGCTCAAGGTCCCAACTTCGGGGGGCTTCACACCCCCTCTCTACCAAGTGAGGGCTcccccctctcccgctctccctgcCAGCCCACTCCCTGCCCCATCTCCCTCGCAGACCCCcagtcctccctctcccctgacTTCCccgatccctccctctcctcccagacaGTCCTGACCCTCCCCGACCTCACCTCCACGTCACCTTCCAGTCAGATCCACCCTCCCCGCTCCCTCATGGCCTCTCCCAAGCTAGGCGTGTCAGCcactaccacctcctcctcctcttcatcagctTCCCTATGCCCCCCGCCCCACCCCGGCAGCCCTAGCCCCGTTCCAGAGGGCCCCCCCAGCCCTGTGACGCCTTCCCCAAGCCCGGGCACTGCCTCTGCCCCTCCACCCCGTGCCCACCTTAGCATTGCAGTGATCCTGGAAGAGCTGCGGGTGCTGCAGCAGAGGCAAATCCACCAGATGCAGATGACGGAGGAGATCTGCAGGCAGGTGCTGCGGCTGGGTGGGGCCTCCTGTGCCCTGGAGGTGCCCCAGATCCTCCTGCCTCCTCTGccccagctctgtctggagggcAGTGAGAGGACGTCCAGTCCTCCCCAGCCTACACCCACTCAGCCTCCTAACACTGTAGCCCCTCTCCTGGCCTGCTTCTCCACCTTGCTCcctccccagcctgcctccaaGCCCTCCAAGCCCAGCCACAGCCTGTCCCATGTCCTTCGTCCACACAAGCCTCAGATGGAGGGTGCAGGAGGGGCTACTGGGTCTTATCTTTACCCTGGGACCAGTGTCcgcccttcctcctcctcttcttcctcctctgcctCGTCTGCCATCTCCACCATGGCTTCCTCCAACTACCCACTGGCCCTCTCCCTGGCCTTGCCCACTCGTTTCCTCCATGAGAAATCCCCCAACACCACCTTAACCAGTGGCCACAGTGGTCTGCCCTTCCTCACCCCGCCCCTGCCCACCACGGCCTCTATGGCACCGCCCTCCTCTCAGGAGCcccacctgtctgtctcctcagcgGGGTCCTCATCATCCTCCCTGGGGCGTCTGCAGCATGCCTGTCGGTTCTGtgggaagctgttcagcagtgaCTCGTCCCTGCAGATCCACCTGCGCTCCCACACGGGTGAGAGGCCCTACCAGTGCCCTGTCTGCCTCAGCCGCTTCACCACCCGCGGCAACCTCAAGGTGCACTTCCTCCGCCACCGCGAGCAGAACCCAgagctctcgctctccctcctccccccctccctattTGGAATGGGTATGGGACCAGTGGGGGGGTCTGAGCCCCAGGGTCAGCCAATGAGCAGCACTGGCCTGAGCGTAAGCGCAGCGCAGGCTCAGAGGCGTCGTAAACGGCGAGCCGAGGATGACCCGTATGGAGACGGTATGGAGGTGGATGGTGCCGGAGGGGGATTTTCTCTGGGGATATCCACCGGTGCTCCCCCCTCTTCACTCCCCCTGCCCCCCAGTGTGGACCTGGCCCTCATCTCCACCGCCCACTCCCTCCTGCGGCTCAACCAAGCCGCTGCTGCAGCGGCCGCTGCCTCCATATCCTCTGCTGCTTCCTCACTCACATCCGCTTCTTCTTCCTCTGCGTCCTCCTCCCTCGCCTCTTCtcacctctctgtcccctcctcggCCGCCTCCGCCATTGCTGGGTTCTTTAAAGGGGCCAAGCAGCAGTGCTTTGATGAGAACACGCCTCCTCACCTTCCCATGATGTCTCACTCTGCTTACTCCCAGCTGGCCCACCTCCCTAaactcctcttcccctctggtTCCCCACACCATCACCCTGCCTTGGGCCTACTCCGCCCTCCGCCCCCTGCTCCAGGctcttcccacctctcctccacccactctcagctctccttccccttctcccacTACCCCAAAGCCCAGGCcttcaccacctccacctcctcctccactccctcctcagaCACATCCAAGTTGCAGCGGCTGGTGGAAAAGCTGGAGAAGGAGcctcccacctcctcttcctGGGCCTCCTCCTCAGGGGAGACCTCTCACAGCAGCATGGCCTCCACTGGGTTGTTCAGCAGTGGCCTCATGGGTGCTAGTACCTCCAGTACCTACGTGATGGCCTCCCCATCATCCTCAACCCACGTCCCCACCTCTGTCTCCAACTTCACCAGAGAGATGGTGGCCGCTCTGGGCATGAGTGCCAACGGGGGCAGCGCTCTGGCAGGCGCCATTCTCCCCGGCCTAGGCATCATGAGCACTGGCTCCCTGGCCCCCAACCAGTGTGGGGTATGTCTACGTGTGCTGAGCTGCCCCAGGGCACTGCGTCTGCACCAGGCCACCCACCTGGGTGAGCGCCCCTTCCCCTGTAAACTGTGTGGACGCTCCTTCTCCACCAAGGGCAGCCTGCGGTCCCACCTGGCCACCCACCGTGCCCGCCCGCCCAACTCCCGTGCCCAAAACTCCTGCCCACTGTGCCAGCGCAAGTTCACCAATGCACTGGTGCTGCAACACCACATCCGCATGCACCTGGGAGGGCAGCTGCCACCGGAGGGAGCTCCGGAGTCTCTGTCAGAGCCAATAGCAGAGCCAGACGCTGAATCCCAGCCCCAGCCCAATGACACCTCCGATGTTTCTTTTGAGAGCTTCACTGCAGCCTCAGGCAGCCAGTCAAAGAGCTCAGCAGCGTCCACCCACATTCAAACCCTAGTAGGAGCCTCTGCCCCCATATCCGTCAGTTTGACATCACCAGCGTGTGTCGGGGAGCCAAGCAGATCTCACTCCTCCAGTCCTGACCTGATCCCACCCTCTGACCTCAGCCCTGACCCTTTCCTAAACCCCACCTCACTTACCCCTCCGCCTGGCAGCGCCGACCCCCCGGTCCTGTGTGTCAGCGTGCCCTCCCCACCTCCAGCCCTGGGCGATTCAAGCTCCCCAGTCAGTGATGGAAAACATGCGGAACTCCTTGATACAACCATTGATACTCCAGCGAGTAAGACAAGCCCTGCTCACACTTCCTCCAGTGTTCTCAAAACCACCCCCTTGTCCAGTCTCATGATGTCAGACTGTCTATTGGGTGAGAATTCCCTTCCTCTCGATGTCTTCTTCCCTGGCCCAAGATCAAACCTGGAAGATCTACTGAGTACTCCAACACTTGGTGCCCCAGTAGCACACCCTAGCCCAGCCCCCTCCTTTACCTCTGTCCTTAGCCCAGAGTACCCGAAAACCTACCTAGCACCCACACTAGACCCCGAACAGCCTACTAAACCCAACACCCCAGAGCCCACAGAGGAAGACAGGGTTGAAACCTCCCCACCTGCAGCACCAAAGCAAGCCCCTGTGCTTGATATGGACCACAGAATGGAACCACTGTcagagactacagagacaggCAACACTGAGGCTGGGGATGTTCCCCAGAAAGCTGTCGCCTACACCAGGGAGACGAGGCTGGGGGCGTACCTCAGCTCCCATGGGAAGGAGGATGGGATGGGTGGTGTCAGAGACCGACTGGAAGGCACTGTTCCAATCAGTCTGGCTCccactctcccccctcccttgTCACGCCCTGAGAAAAAGACCTACAGCTGTGTCGAGTGTGGGAAAGAGTATGCCAGCCGCAGTGGACTGAAG GGACACATGAAGCATCATGGAGGGGTTGTCAAGGCAACACGTCCCCCTGTACGGAGCGGTCGATCAGCGTCTGAGCGACTTCCTGCTAACACACCTACAATGTCCTCCACCCCGCCAGCCACCAGGAGCAACGTGGGCTTCTGGAACCAGTACCAAGCATTCCTCAACACTAGCAATGACCCGGCAGACGACCCAGCACAAGGCCCGACCAGTGGCAGCCAAGGAGAGGACGGGGAGATGCCCCGATTGGCTGAATCTCCTGTTAGATCCCAACTGTCAAAGGAGCCGACCACTGGGAGGGGCTCAGGTGAGGGATCTGATGAAGGGCCTACTCTAGAGTCAATGTGA